The following is a genomic window from Inquilinus sp. Marseille-Q2685.
CGCCGCCGCCCTGGCGATGGGCTATGTGCTGAACCAGACCAAGGCCGGCAACTGGATCCAGGCCGCGGGCGGCAACCCCGGCGCGGCGCGGGCCCGCGGCGTGCGCGTCGGCCGCACCAAGATCGCGCTGTTCGTGCTGTCGGCCACGATGGCCGCCCTGGCCGGGGTGATCAGCTCGATCCGCACCTCGGCCGCCAACCCGAACAGCGGCACCGGCTACGAACTCGAGGTCATTGCCATGGTGGTGATCGGCGGCACGGCGCTGGGCGGCGGGCGCGGCACCATCCTCGGCACCGTGCTGGGCATCTTCATTTTGCGGGTGATGCGCAACGGCATCGTCCTGATCGGCGTGCCCGGCCTCGCCTACAACATCTTCATCGGCGCGATCATCTTGGGGATGATGGCGCTGCACTCCTGGCTCGACCGCCGGCACCAGGCAGGGAGCTGATCGCCATGGCCGAACCCCTGATCCGCATGGCGCATATTAGCAAGTTCTACGGCCGGGTGCGGGCGCTGGAGGATGTCAGCTTCACGGTCGGCGAGCGCGAGATCGTCGGCCTTATGGGCGACAACGGCGCCGGCAAGTCGACGCTGATCAAGATCCTGTCGGGCGCCGTGCCACCGACCAGCGGCGACATCTTCATCCGCGGCCGCAAGGTGGAGATCGGCAGCACCACCGACGCCATCGCCCACGGCATCGAGACGATCTACCAGGACTCTGCGCTGGTGACGCAGCTGTCGATCGCCCGCAACCTGTTCCTGGGCCGCGAGCCGATCCGGGGCCCCCGCCTGCTGAACCGCATGGACCACGCCGCCATGGAAGCGGTGGCGCGCGACCTGATGAAGAAGGTCGGCATCAGCAAGGACATCCCGCCCGACACGCCGATCGGCTCGCTGTCCGGCGGCGAGCGCCAGGCCGTGGCGATCGCCCGCGCCATGCATTTCGACAGCGACCTGATCATCCTCGACGAGCCGACCAACAATCTGGGCGTGGCCGAGACGCAGGGCGTGCTGCGCTTCGTCCGCAACGCCCGGGATTCGGGGCATTCCTGCATCTTCATCGCCCACAACATCCACCACGTCTTCCAGGTGGTCGACCGCATCGTCGTGATGCGCCGCGGCCGCGTGGTGGCGGACGACATCGATCCCCGGCACACCAGCGTCGAGGAGGTCGAGCGGGTGATCACGGGAATGGCGGAATACGCCTCCCCTGCCCTCGCCGCGCCGGCCTCCTGAAGCGGATGAGCTTGGAGCGTGAGGGTTTAGGCCAGACCGAGTCACCCGATCACAAGGCGGTGAGGCATTGCCTCTCCCGCTTGCGAGACCTTTTCAAAACACCCATCCCTCATCGTCATTGCGAGGAGGCGAAGCCGACGAAGCAATCCAGGGGCCGGTGCGTGCGGCCCCTGGATTGCTTCGCTGCGCTCGCAATGACGGTGTTGGAAATTCTGAAAAGGTCTCGCTTGCGGGAGAGGCAACACGAAGGCGCCCCGCCCGATGCACTGACGTGACCCGACCTCAGTTCACTCCGGCCTGCGGGCCGGGACCACGATCGCAGTAGTATTATCGATCAGCTATGTTCATGCCACGTTCCATGGACACGACGCAGACCGACCAGGACCTGGACCCGGCGGCCGCTCCCGAAGGGGAGCGGACGGCGGATCTGCGCGCGCTCGACCGGCTGGTCGAGATGGGCATGGAGATCGCCGAAGCCACCCGCACCGAAGCGGTCGAGGCGCCGCAGCCCGGCGTCGACTACTGCCAGAGATTCGCCGTCGCCGCCCGCGCCGTGCGTCTGACCCTGCTGCTGAAGGACAAGCTGTCCCGGCAGGAGAAGGAGGAGCGCAAGGCGGCGGCGCAGCGGGAGGCGGCGCAGGAGGACTGGCACGGGCTGCGGGTGCAGCTGGCGATGATGGCGGCGGCCTATGAGGTGTCCGAGGATGGCGAGGAGGCCGACCGCCGTGAAGCCGAGATGCATGAGCGGCTGGAGCGGCCGGAGGTGGTGGAGCTGATCGAGGCCAGCCGTCCGGAGGTGGCGGTGGCGGCGTTGTGCCGGCGCTGGGGCTATCCGGTGCGGGTGGAGCAGTGGCTGGAGATGGCCGACGAGGCGATGGAGGAGCTCGGCTTCCTGCCGCCGCAGGGCGGCGAGGACGGCGAGGACGATCCGCCCGGGCCCCGCTCCGCTGCCCCCGCCCGGCGCAAGCCTCCGGACACGGGTTGACCGCGTCGGTTGGGTCGCCGCGGCGAACCCAACATCCCGCCGCCCTCGCGGCCCCGACCTACGAAACCGGAGTGTTTTGCCTCTCCCGCTTGCGGGAGAGGTCGGAGGCGCTCGGCACCTCCGGGTGAGAGCGTTTGTCGAGGCCGGGATCCGTCCTCACCCGGCGAAGATTCATCCTGTCAGGCCATGGCGCCGCGGGCCGCGACCGGCCACAGGCATTCGACCCGGCCGGCCCTGACCCCGACATACCAGTCGTAGCGGTCGACCGTCGGGTCGCAATGGCCCGGAACCAGGCGCAGCCGCTCGCCGAGCTTCGGCTTGGCGGCGCCGGGCTCGATCACCAGCCGCCCGTGCTCGTCCGACGGGCCTTCGTAGCGGAGGCCGTCGCGGCCCCAGACCAGCGGCAGACCGCTGTCGGTGGGCAGCGCCTTGTGCCCGGCATCGACCACGGCGGCGCCGTCGCGGGGCACACTCATCACCGTCGCCAGCACGAACAGCGCCTGGCGGAACGGCGGCGGCGGGTCGTTGCGGGCGTAATCCGCATCCATGAAGGCATAGGAGCCGACCTGCAGCTCGGTGAACACGCCGCTCGCCGCCTCCAGTGCGAAGGTGCCGGTGCCGGCGCCGCCGACGATCGGGCAGCCGAGGCCGGCCCGGCGCAGATCTTCCACCGTCCGCCCCGCCGCCTCCGCCGCCTCGGCGATGGCGGCGGCGCGCTCCTCCGGCGACCTTCGATGCTGAGCGCGGCCGTGATAGGCCTGCAGCCCGCCGAAGACGAGGTGCCGGCTGGCGGCGATGCGACGGGCCAGCGCCACCGCCTCCTCCCTCGGCGCCACGCCGCAGCGGCCGGTGCCGACATCGATCTCCACCAGCACGGAGAGGCGCGTGCCTGCCGCCTCGGCCGCGGCCTCGATTGCCGCGATTCCGTCCGGATGGTCGGCGCAGACGGCGACCCGCGCGATCCGGGTCAGCGCCGCCAGCCGCGCCAGCTTGCGCGGGGACACCACCTCGTTGCTGACCAGGATGTCGGGCACCCCGCCCCAGGCCAGGATCTCGGCCTCCGCCACCTTCTGGGTGCATTGGCCGACCGCGCCGCGCGCCAGCTGCAGATGGGCGATGACCGGGGATTTGTGGGTCTTGGCGTGCGGCCGCAGCCTGACGCCGGCCGCCGCGGCCAGCCCGGCCATGCGGTCGAGATTGGCCTCGAAGGCGTCGAGGTCGAGGATCAGGGCCGGGGTGTCGACCTCCTCCTCGCGCATGCCCGGCTCGGCCGGCGGCGGCTGCAGCATGGTCTGGACTCCCTCGGATTCCTGCCAACAGTACGAGAATACAAAGCCGTCATGGCGAGCCCCGCAGGGGCGTGGCCATCCAGGGCGGCTCGCACCGGCCCTGGATGGCCACGTCGCTTCGCTCCTCGCCATGACGGCTTGGGATTGGCTCGGTCCCCATCCTTGCGGCCGTATCACGCCGCCATCGGCCG
Proteins encoded in this region:
- a CDS encoding ATP-binding cassette domain-containing protein, producing the protein MAEPLIRMAHISKFYGRVRALEDVSFTVGEREIVGLMGDNGAGKSTLIKILSGAVPPTSGDIFIRGRKVEIGSTTDAIAHGIETIYQDSALVTQLSIARNLFLGREPIRGPRLLNRMDHAAMEAVARDLMKKVGISKDIPPDTPIGSLSGGERQAVAIARAMHFDSDLIILDEPTNNLGVAETQGVLRFVRNARDSGHSCIFIAHNIHHVFQVVDRIVVMRRGRVVADDIDPRHTSVEEVERVITGMAEYASPALAAPAS
- a CDS encoding DSD1 family PLP-dependent enzyme; this translates as MLQPPPAEPGMREEEVDTPALILDLDAFEANLDRMAGLAAAAGVRLRPHAKTHKSPVIAHLQLARGAVGQCTQKVAEAEILAWGGVPDILVSNEVVSPRKLARLAALTRIARVAVCADHPDGIAAIEAAAEAAGTRLSVLVEIDVGTGRCGVAPREEAVALARRIAASRHLVFGGLQAYHGRAQHRRSPEERAAAIAEAAEAAGRTVEDLRRAGLGCPIVGGAGTGTFALEAASGVFTELQVGSYAFMDADYARNDPPPPFRQALFVLATVMSVPRDGAAVVDAGHKALPTDSGLPLVWGRDGLRYEGPSDEHGRLVIEPGAAKPKLGERLRLVPGHCDPTVDRYDWYVGVRAGRVECLWPVAARGAMA